The Pirellulales bacterium genome has a segment encoding these proteins:
- a CDS encoding Dabb family protein: protein MTTAASATQPSGMMLAHMVYFSLKEPTPENRAKMLAACRKYLTNHPGLVFYAAGTCASYDRPVNDREYDIALQTVFTNRAAHDAYQAAPRHKEFIAECSAMWARVRVFDADVSGA, encoded by the coding sequence ATGACCACCGCAGCTTCTGCCACCCAGCCTTCCGGAATGATGCTCGCGCACATGGTTTATTTTTCGTTGAAGGAGCCGACGCCGGAGAACCGCGCGAAAATGCTGGCGGCCTGCCGCAAATATTTAACCAATCATCCCGGCCTGGTGTTTTACGCCGCCGGAACGTGCGCCAGCTACGACCGGCCGGTCAACGATCGGGAATACGACATCGCGCTGCAAACCGTATTCACCAACCGTGCCGCACACGACGCCTATCAAGCCGCGCCGCGGCACAAGGAATTTATTGCCGAGTGTTCAGCCATGTGGGCCCGAGTGCGTGTATTCGATGCCGATGTGAGCGGAGCGTAA
- a CDS encoding carboxymuconolactone decarboxylase family protein, with the protein MYNKQNLSKLKEMDSLAPEVMKAFWAFDKVAVAEGAIPVKYKELIAVAVALTTQCPYCIDIHSHNARKAGASDAEITEAAMVAASLRAGAAVTHATHALLK; encoded by the coding sequence ATGTACAACAAACAGAATCTCTCGAAACTGAAGGAAATGGACAGCCTCGCTCCCGAGGTGATGAAAGCCTTTTGGGCGTTCGATAAAGTCGCGGTCGCCGAAGGGGCCATTCCTGTGAAATACAAGGAACTGATTGCCGTCGCCGTGGCGCTCACCACGCAGTGCCCGTACTGCATCGATATTCACAGTCACAACGCGCGTAAGGCCGGCGCCAGCGATGCCGAAATCACCGAGGCCGCCATGGTGGCCGCCTCGCTGCGTGCTGGAGCGGCCGTCACCCACGCCACGCATGCCCTGTTGAAGTGA
- a CDS encoding methyltransferase domain-containing protein, protein MAARDYKQDSLRHFNKIAPRYDNHRYGKQTRKVHQEVLRMVNELQAAALLDVGCGNGGFLALLQSAPAPANSSPPQNRKLAGADLSPEMIKVARQRLGESVDLQVADSEHLPWESGTFDCLTCNFSFHHYPQPQAVLLEMRRVLKPGGHVLIADPWFPAPLQWLANLIVRFSHLGDVRMYSLNELRTLLAAAGLQVVRAEHHGTSSYVLARNVTASATVRI, encoded by the coding sequence ATGGCAGCCCGAGATTATAAGCAGGATTCGCTTCGGCACTTCAACAAAATTGCCCCGCGATACGATAACCACCGTTACGGCAAGCAAACGCGGAAAGTCCATCAGGAAGTGCTGCGGATGGTGAACGAACTGCAAGCGGCCGCGCTCTTAGATGTGGGCTGCGGCAACGGCGGTTTTTTGGCGCTGCTGCAATCGGCGCCCGCGCCGGCAAATAGCTCGCCGCCGCAAAACCGGAAGTTGGCCGGAGCCGATTTATCGCCGGAAATGATCAAAGTTGCCCGGCAGCGCTTGGGCGAATCGGTCGATTTGCAAGTTGCCGATTCGGAACATCTTCCCTGGGAAAGCGGCACGTTCGATTGCCTGACGTGCAATTTTTCGTTCCATCATTATCCGCAGCCGCAGGCCGTGCTGCTGGAAATGCGCCGCGTGCTAAAACCGGGTGGCCACGTGCTAATTGCCGATCCATGGTTTCCCGCGCCGCTGCAATGGCTGGCAAATTTGATCGTGCGGTTCAGCCATTTGGGAGACGTGCGCATGTACTCGTTGAACGAACTGCGCACGCTGCTGGCCGCCGCTGGGTTACAGGTTGTGCGTGCGGAACACCACGGCACATCGAGTTATGTGCTAGCCCGCAACGTAACCGCGTCGGCGACCGTCCGTATATAA